From a single Hyalangium gracile genomic region:
- a CDS encoding LysR family transcriptional regulator, which produces MTAALQHLQTFVRVVERGSLSAVARELGVGQSTISRHLRALEASVGTPLLHRTTRHSALTEAGTRYYEEALRILELVDRAGEAARAAIGTAAGRLRVTCSSAFGILHVTRWLLAFQAKHPGVSIDLSLTEERADLVRDGFDLAIRIGTLHDSALVARKLGDARRVVVAAPAYLARHGTPRQPEELTRHNAIRFAGRPDIARLAFTAPGGGTVNVRLQGDFEVNHGLAIREALLAGRGLAVAHWWLVADLVERGELAVVLSDHPLATLPIHLLTVRGARATTRLRLLVDHLVAAAATIPGLERGGP; this is translated from the coding sequence ATGACCGCCGCCCTCCAGCATCTGCAAACCTTCGTCCGTGTCGTCGAGCGTGGCAGCCTCAGCGCCGTCGCGCGGGAGCTCGGCGTCGGCCAATCGACGATCAGCCGCCACCTGCGCGCGCTCGAGGCCAGCGTGGGGACTCCGCTGCTCCACCGGACGACACGACACAGCGCGCTCACCGAGGCAGGCACCCGCTACTACGAGGAAGCCCTGCGCATCCTCGAGCTCGTCGACCGCGCTGGCGAGGCGGCCCGGGCCGCCATCGGCACGGCGGCGGGACGGCTGCGTGTCACCTGTTCATCCGCCTTCGGCATCCTGCATGTCACCCGGTGGCTGCTGGCCTTCCAGGCGAAGCATCCGGGCGTGAGCATCGATCTCAGCCTCACCGAGGAGCGCGCCGACCTCGTGCGCGACGGCTTCGACCTGGCGATCCGCATCGGTACCCTGCACGACAGCGCCCTGGTGGCGCGCAAGCTCGGAGATGCGCGACGTGTCGTCGTCGCCGCGCCAGCCTATCTGGCGCGCCATGGCACGCCGCGCCAGCCCGAGGAGCTTACCCGCCACAACGCCATCCGCTTCGCGGGCCGACCCGACATCGCACGGCTGGCGTTCACCGCCCCGGGCGGCGGCACGGTGAACGTCCGGCTGCAAGGCGACTTCGAGGTCAACCATGGGCTGGCGATCCGCGAGGCGCTGCTCGCCGGGCGCGGGCTGGCGGTGGCCCACTGGTGGCTGGTGGCCGACCTCGTCGAGCGCGGCGAGCTGGCCGTCGTCCTGTCGGACCACCCACTGGCGACCCTGCCGATCCACCTGCTCACCGTGCGCGGCGCGCGAGCCACCACCCGGCTGCGCCTGCTCGTCGACCACCTCGTCGCCGCCGCCGCGACCATCCCGGGGCTCGAGCGCGGCGGGCCATGA